Proteins from a genomic interval of Orbaceae bacterium lpD02:
- the rnr gene encoding ribonuclease R: MIKDPFYEREAGKYESPIASRELILNYLEKIAKPANLDNIAQAMQLSGEEQKEALHRRLRAMERDGQLIFTRRKCYALPEKLAMVKGSVIAHRDGFGFLRVEGRPEDYFLSPEQMRKTLQGDVVLAQPMSEQYKGKTEARIVRVLEPRSNQIVGRYFIEQGIGFVVPDDSRLNFDILITEKLTETVRMGAVVVVELLKRPERRQKAVGRITEILGENMGTNLAIEIAIRNHEIPYILPPEVEKAVSKLSETVSNQAKKGRKDLTDLPLVTIDGEDARDFDDAVYCEKNKGGGYRLWVAIADVSYYVRPKTALDKDACIRGTSVYFPSRVIPMLPEVLSNGLCSLNPQIDRLCLVCEMTISTQGRLTGYQFYEAVMNSHARLTYTKVQKILNGDEELREHYQSQVKDLENLYALYKLLDKTRAARGAISFESAEPKFIFNADKRIERVEIAQRNDAHKIIEECMILANVSAAKLVEKLGTPSLYRVHDKPDEDRLNNLRSVLSELGLILEGRDKPQPKDIAKLMDQIAERPDRDMLQTMILRSMKQAIYDPENRGHFGLALDSYAHFTSPIRRYPDLLLHRTIKWILANQNHQESKTGGHLYNLNDMLYFGEHCSMTERRADEAVRDVVDWLKCDFMRDHVGEVFDGVISSVTNFGFFVRLDDLFIDGLVHVSTLENDYYNFDAGRGRLIGENSGFSYRLGDKVKIKVEAVNPEERKIDFSLIGSDNKPRRPGKTAKDRTNNKQMKEIANKDKLKNKSRKNKSEKKVVSQRVAKKSSTKKKSVK; the protein is encoded by the coding sequence ATGATTAAAGATCCATTTTATGAGCGCGAAGCTGGAAAATATGAATCACCGATTGCTAGTCGTGAATTAATTCTTAACTATTTAGAAAAAATCGCCAAACCTGCTAATTTGGATAATATTGCGCAAGCTATGCAGCTTAGTGGTGAAGAGCAAAAAGAGGCCTTGCATCGTCGTTTACGAGCCATGGAACGTGATGGTCAGCTTATTTTTACTCGCCGAAAATGTTATGCGTTGCCTGAAAAGCTAGCGATGGTTAAAGGCTCTGTTATTGCTCACCGTGATGGGTTTGGTTTTTTACGTGTAGAAGGGCGGCCTGAGGATTATTTTTTATCACCAGAGCAAATGCGCAAAACATTGCAAGGTGATGTGGTATTAGCACAACCGATGAGTGAGCAATACAAGGGGAAAACCGAGGCTCGTATAGTGAGAGTACTTGAACCTCGTAGTAATCAAATTGTTGGTCGCTATTTTATCGAACAAGGCATTGGTTTTGTTGTTCCTGACGATAGCCGATTAAATTTTGATATTTTAATTACTGAAAAATTAACAGAAACGGTACGAATGGGTGCCGTTGTGGTTGTAGAATTGCTAAAAAGACCAGAACGTCGGCAAAAAGCAGTTGGGCGAATTACTGAGATTTTGGGTGAAAATATGGGGACGAATTTAGCAATAGAGATTGCTATTCGTAATCATGAAATTCCTTATATTTTACCGCCAGAAGTCGAAAAAGCTGTGAGTAAATTATCCGAAACCGTATCAAATCAAGCCAAAAAAGGTCGAAAAGATTTAACTGATTTACCTTTAGTTACTATTGATGGCGAAGATGCTAGAGATTTTGACGATGCGGTTTACTGCGAAAAGAATAAGGGAGGGGGCTATCGATTATGGGTTGCGATTGCCGATGTTAGCTATTATGTTCGCCCAAAGACCGCTTTAGATAAAGATGCATGCATCCGTGGGACATCGGTTTATTTTCCATCAAGGGTTATTCCAATGTTACCAGAAGTACTATCTAATGGTCTCTGCTCGTTAAACCCACAAATTGACCGCTTATGTTTAGTATGCGAAATGACAATTTCAACCCAAGGTCGACTAACGGGTTATCAATTTTACGAAGCCGTAATGAATTCTCATGCACGTTTAACTTATACTAAAGTACAAAAAATTCTCAATGGTGATGAAGAATTACGTGAACATTACCAATCACAGGTTAAAGATCTAGAAAATCTATATGCACTCTATAAGTTGCTGGATAAAACCCGAGCAGCACGAGGAGCGATTAGTTTTGAGTCTGCAGAGCCAAAGTTTATTTTTAATGCAGATAAACGTATTGAGCGCGTTGAAATTGCCCAGCGTAATGATGCTCATAAAATCATCGAAGAGTGCATGATTCTAGCTAATGTATCGGCAGCGAAGTTAGTTGAAAAATTAGGCACTCCATCTCTTTATCGTGTGCACGATAAACCTGATGAAGATAGGTTAAATAATTTGCGTAGCGTATTAAGCGAATTGGGTTTAATACTTGAAGGTAGAGATAAACCTCAACCTAAAGATATTGCCAAGCTTATGGATCAGATTGCGGAAAGACCTGATCGCGATATGCTACAAACAATGATTTTACGCTCAATGAAGCAAGCTATTTATGATCCTGAAAATCGAGGACATTTTGGGTTAGCACTTGATTCTTATGCTCATTTTACCTCGCCAATTCGCCGCTATCCGGATCTATTACTGCATCGAACTATTAAATGGATTTTAGCAAATCAAAATCATCAAGAAAGCAAAACAGGTGGTCACCTTTACAATCTTAATGATATGCTCTATTTTGGCGAGCATTGCTCGATGACTGAAAGACGTGCAGATGAGGCCGTGCGCGATGTTGTCGATTGGTTAAAATGTGATTTTATGCGAGATCATGTTGGGGAAGTGTTTGATGGGGTAATATCAAGTGTTACTAACTTTGGTTTTTTTGTTCGCCTAGATGATCTCTTTATTGACGGTTTAGTTCATGTATCAACCCTTGAAAATGATTACTATAATTTTGATGCAGGCAGAGGGCGTTTAATCGGCGAGAATAGCGGTTTCTCTTATCGTTTAGGTGATAAGGTTAAAATTAAGGTTGAAGCCGTTAATCCAGAAGAGAGAAAAATT
- a CDS encoding inverse autotransporter beta domain-containing protein has translation MKKNLNLSIISTFLMVILGCNIVQAKISQPSSVIDENINPTSVNESRIFINNQQRSLYQIALLSGISVTELRELNKGDYDQTDIVKIGDSIVLPANSPLLPKEAEHSPVEDKYSNLPSLGSSDKVELSANSDGLDHHVASVLQTLGQQDWDSMSSQKVKEELNSKTQDYAENYVRNQVNSQVIDPIRSAAQDFLGHFGTAQLQFDVSDQARLNNVNVKLFSPWYDSENMLLFSQFTYQEYEQNRRIGNLGIGQRWDASDKSWLFGYNLFFDHDFSRNHNRLGLGLEAWSDYMKLAANYYTPLSDWKDSKDFDDYLERAARGFDVRFQGYLPSYPHLGGSLMFEQYFGEKVALFGKDNLQKDPYAITVGVDYTPVPLFTIKGEHKQGQDSNKAAKLELTMNYRLGVPLKDQLDPDMVQVARSLKGSRYDLVDRNNFIVLEYKEKKFTVDLASLGVFEENTVVPLGIVAHNAKNGITISPSSWNTVTGLLDLAALSSVGADGDLCYNRAGSAVCSSSNLWNSITTADTNNWSILVPKYINSITGERNPIVSSNVAVAGRYTIDVLLTDGKGRTATSNTSWLAIKPSSSRQLLLNNVTPVPAGGTGALGSVTDPVAADGISSVFLQANLVSAPVNISSAATSPIPSGLVTGFADYATFAEYPLDVSAAPLAIGQSYSSSSLTAADIEKINQLYSATSGGNKVTFIADNPVHKCPSTVPSCLLVKSISKVVGSSTISDDFLLEVATSASLGSVDVSLKFSSYESSSPNHGTGAAPTTIVFSGGTPSKITILNGGTVIGVANNSNILTIVSNLLVGETYTIKVEDSANNDITTTSNVAWSLVGDNVGACAGANTILPGDTSIAGDDPNSALVASDLFNVSNSISYQMRGLTLPVASYAGLPGGATSLNGKSVASISLGGVNSANACAGDQGFKLRIDID, from the coding sequence ATGAAAAAGAATCTTAATTTATCAATAATTTCTACGTTTTTAATGGTCATATTAGGTTGCAATATTGTTCAAGCTAAGATCAGCCAACCATCATCAGTTATAGATGAAAATATCAATCCTACAAGCGTAAATGAATCGCGTATATTCATTAATAACCAGCAGCGCAGTTTATATCAAATTGCCTTATTAAGTGGTATTTCGGTGACTGAATTACGTGAGCTTAATAAAGGGGATTATGATCAGACTGATATCGTAAAAATAGGGGATAGCATAGTCTTACCGGCTAATTCTCCATTATTGCCTAAAGAAGCAGAACATAGCCCAGTAGAAGATAAATATAGTAACTTGCCTAGTTTAGGTTCGTCAGATAAAGTTGAGCTGAGCGCGAATAGTGATGGATTGGATCATCACGTTGCTTCAGTACTACAGACATTAGGGCAGCAAGATTGGGACAGTATGTCTTCCCAGAAAGTCAAAGAAGAGTTAAATTCAAAAACTCAAGATTATGCTGAAAACTATGTCCGTAATCAAGTTAATAGCCAAGTCATTGATCCTATTCGATCTGCCGCACAAGATTTTTTAGGGCACTTTGGTACTGCTCAATTACAGTTTGATGTGAGCGATCAAGCTAGGCTTAATAATGTCAATGTTAAGCTTTTTAGCCCTTGGTATGACAGTGAAAACATGTTGCTTTTTTCACAATTCACCTACCAAGAGTACGAACAAAACCGCCGAATTGGTAACTTGGGGATAGGCCAGCGTTGGGATGCGTCTGATAAGAGCTGGTTGTTTGGTTACAATCTATTTTTTGATCATGACTTTAGCCGCAATCATAATAGATTAGGATTGGGTCTTGAAGCCTGGTCTGATTATATGAAGCTTGCAGCAAACTACTATACTCCATTGTCTGATTGGAAAGATTCTAAAGACTTTGATGATTATCTAGAAAGAGCGGCAAGAGGTTTTGATGTTCGCTTTCAAGGCTACCTACCTTCTTATCCTCATTTAGGTGGCTCATTAATGTTTGAGCAATATTTTGGCGAGAAAGTTGCGTTATTTGGTAAGGATAATTTACAAAAGGATCCTTATGCTATAACGGTGGGTGTCGATTATACCCCAGTACCATTATTTACTATAAAAGGTGAACACAAACAAGGTCAGGATTCAAATAAAGCAGCTAAACTAGAGCTAACGATGAATTACCGTCTGGGGGTACCGCTAAAGGATCAATTGGATCCCGATATGGTACAAGTTGCCCGTTCACTCAAGGGGAGCAGGTATGATTTGGTTGATCGTAATAACTTTATCGTGCTTGAATATAAAGAGAAAAAATTTACTGTTGATTTAGCTTCATTAGGGGTATTTGAAGAAAATACAGTTGTTCCACTCGGAATTGTGGCACATAATGCCAAAAATGGTATAACTATTTCGCCTTCATCATGGAACACGGTAACAGGATTGCTTGATCTAGCGGCTTTATCTTCTGTTGGTGCGGATGGTGATCTTTGTTATAACCGGGCTGGCTCGGCTGTGTGTTCATCTAGTAATTTGTGGAACTCAATCACTACAGCCGATACTAACAACTGGTCAATATTAGTACCTAAGTATATTAATAGCATAACGGGTGAGCGTAATCCGATTGTAAGTAGCAATGTTGCGGTTGCTGGGCGCTATACTATTGATGTTTTGTTAACGGATGGTAAGGGGAGAACAGCAACATCAAATACCTCTTGGCTTGCAATTAAGCCATCTTCAAGCCGTCAGCTTTTGCTCAATAATGTAACGCCGGTGCCCGCAGGCGGTACTGGTGCATTAGGATCGGTAACGGATCCCGTAGCTGCTGATGGTATTTCTTCTGTTTTTTTACAGGCTAACTTAGTCTCAGCACCGGTTAACATTAGTTCAGCAGCGACATCACCCATTCCAAGCGGTTTGGTCACTGGATTTGCTGACTATGCCACATTTGCCGAATATCCATTAGATGTTAGTGCGGCTCCATTAGCGATAGGTCAATCATATTCTTCTTCATCATTAACTGCTGCTGATATAGAAAAGATTAACCAGCTTTATTCTGCGACGAGTGGTGGTAATAAAGTGACTTTCATTGCAGATAATCCGGTGCATAAATGCCCAAGTACGGTACCCAGTTGTTTATTAGTTAAAAGTATTAGTAAAGTGGTTGGAAGTAGCACAATTTCTGATGATTTCTTGCTTGAAGTCGCAACTAGCGCATCATTAGGAAGCGTTGATGTCAGCTTAAAGTTTTCGTCTTATGAGTCTTCCTCGCCTAACCATGGTACAGGAGCTGCACCGACTACAATCGTTTTTTCAGGCGGCACACCTAGTAAGATTACTATCTTGAATGGTGGAACAGTGATCGGTGTTGCTAACAATAGTAATATTTTGACGATTGTTAGTAATTTATTGGTAGGCGAAACATACACAATAAAAGTTGAAGATTCTGCAAATAATGATATTACAACGACGTCTAATGTTGCATGGTCATTAGTTGGAGATAACGTAGGGGCTTGTGCTGGCGCAAATACTATCCTACCAGGTGACACGAGTATAGCAGGAGATGATCCAAATAGCGCTTTGGTGGCAAGTGATCTATTTAATGTATCCAATAGTATTAGCTATCAAATGAGAGGTCTTACATTGCCAGTTGCTAGTTATGCGGGCCTACCAGGTGGCGCCACGAGCCTCAATGGCAAGAGCGTTGCAAGTATTAGTCTTGGTGGCGTTAATTCTGCCAATGCGTGCGCGGGGGATCAAGGATTTAAGCTTAGAATTGACATTGATTAA
- a CDS encoding UbiX family flavin prenyltransferase yields MKITNQCVAKKRIIVGISGASGALYGIRLLELLAQQEYIETHVVISSSAQQTIKLETDYSYDKVIELADYFYNVQDIAANISSGSFKTDGMIVVPCSIKTLSGIANSYSDNLLIRAADVTLKERRRLVLCVRETPLHLGHIQLMLAANQIGATIMPLVPAFYHMPNTIDELINQSLTRVLDQFDIKTTFDYTWQQK; encoded by the coding sequence ATGAAAATAACTAACCAGTGTGTAGCTAAAAAACGTATTATTGTTGGTATTTCTGGAGCGAGTGGTGCTTTGTATGGTATTCGGCTATTAGAGCTTTTAGCTCAACAGGAGTATATTGAGACGCATGTAGTTATCTCAAGCTCAGCGCAACAAACTATCAAATTAGAAACCGACTATAGTTATGACAAAGTAATTGAGCTTGCCGATTATTTTTATAATGTTCAAGATATTGCAGCTAATATTTCATCGGGTTCTTTTAAGACTGACGGTATGATTGTTGTGCCATGTTCAATTAAAACCTTGTCTGGGATAGCAAATAGCTATAGCGACAATTTACTTATTAGAGCAGCAGATGTTACGCTAAAAGAGCGTCGGCGATTAGTATTATGTGTGCGAGAAACACCTCTACATTTAGGGCATATCCAATTAATGCTTGCAGCAAATCAAATCGGAGCAACTATTATGCCGCTGGTACCCGCCTTTTATCATATGCCTAATACTATTGATGAGCTGATTAATCAATCGCTAACTCGGGTTTTAGATCAATTCGACATAAAAACAACGTTTGATTACACTTGGCAGCAAAAATAA
- the purF gene encoding amidophosphoribosyltransferase, with protein MCGVVGIVGFSAVNQSIYDALTVLQHRGQDAAGIVTIDENNYFRLRKANGLVQDVFQSEHMHRLRGNIGIGHVRYPTAGSANVSEAQPFYVNSPYGITLAHNGNLTNTNDLRNNILKTARRHVNTSSDSEVLLNILASELDKFTAHSLTPGDIFSAIEQLHKTLRGAYACVAMIINHGLIAFRDPNGIRPLVIGKRAINAHQTEYMVASESVALDTLDFEFLRDVEPGEAIYISQDGQLYARQCANNPQYCPCIFEYVYFARPDSLMNGISVYQSRILMGQKLGQKIAREWQDLDIDVVIPIPETSCDAALEIARILDKPYRQGFVKNRYVGRTFIMPGQTMRQRSVRRKLNANRIEFEGKNVLLVDDSIVRGTTSQEILEMVRSVGAKKIYLASAAPEIRYPNVYGIDMPAANELIAYNRNVDEIAKKIGADKLIFQDLGDLIAAVRAGNTDLQKFECSVFDGKYVTGDIGTIYLANLQNSRNDKNKSAQTSKESENLEIYNVGQ; from the coding sequence ATGTGTGGAGTCGTAGGAATTGTTGGTTTTAGCGCCGTGAATCAATCCATCTATGATGCTTTGACGGTGTTACAACATCGAGGTCAAGATGCTGCAGGTATTGTCACTATTGATGAGAATAATTATTTTCGATTACGTAAAGCTAACGGTCTTGTACAAGATGTATTTCAATCTGAGCATATGCACCGTTTACGCGGTAATATCGGCATTGGTCATGTCCGTTACCCCACCGCAGGAAGCGCTAATGTATCTGAAGCTCAACCTTTTTATGTTAATTCGCCATATGGGATCACACTTGCTCATAACGGTAATTTAACCAACACTAATGACTTGCGAAACAATATTTTAAAAACTGCTCGGCGCCATGTTAATACTAGTTCTGATTCTGAAGTATTATTAAATATTTTAGCAAGTGAACTCGATAAGTTTACCGCGCACTCATTAACTCCAGGTGATATTTTTAGCGCAATTGAACAGTTACATAAAACGCTTCGTGGTGCTTATGCATGTGTTGCAATGATTATTAACCATGGTCTTATCGCGTTTCGTGATCCAAATGGTATTCGTCCTTTAGTAATAGGTAAACGAGCTATTAATGCTCATCAGACTGAGTATATGGTCGCATCTGAAAGTGTTGCACTTGATACCTTAGATTTTGAGTTTTTACGAGACGTTGAGCCAGGAGAGGCTATTTATATTTCTCAAGATGGGCAACTATATGCAAGGCAATGTGCTAATAATCCACAATATTGTCCATGTATTTTTGAGTATGTCTATTTTGCTCGCCCAGATTCATTAATGAATGGCATTTCAGTCTATCAGTCTCGAATTTTGATGGGGCAAAAATTAGGGCAAAAAATAGCGAGGGAATGGCAAGATCTTGATATTGATGTGGTGATCCCTATCCCTGAAACGTCTTGCGATGCTGCACTCGAAATTGCTCGTATATTAGATAAACCGTATAGACAAGGTTTTGTTAAAAACCGTTACGTCGGGCGAACCTTTATTATGCCAGGACAGACAATGCGACAGCGTTCAGTTAGGCGAAAATTGAATGCTAATCGAATTGAGTTCGAAGGAAAGAATGTTTTATTAGTTGACGACTCGATTGTTCGTGGTACGACATCGCAGGAAATTTTAGAAATGGTGCGTTCAGTGGGCGCTAAAAAGATTTATTTAGCGTCTGCTGCACCAGAAATACGGTACCCTAATGTATACGGTATTGATATGCCAGCCGCTAATGAGCTTATTGCTTATAATCGTAATGTTGATGAAATAGCAAAGAAAATTGGCGCAGACAAGTTAATTTTTCAAGACCTAGGCGACCTTATTGCTGCAGTTCGGGCGGGTAACACAGATTTGCAAAAATTTGAATGCTCTGTATTTGATGGAAAGTATGTCACTGGCGATATTGGTACAATTTATTTGGCTAATTTACAAAATAGTCGTAATGATAAAAATAAAAGCGCTCAAACGAGTAAAGAATCGGAAAATTTAGAAATTTATAATGTAGGGCAGTGA
- a CDS encoding CvpA family protein produces MNWVDFTIIGIIVFSAVISVMRGFVKEALSLLSWICAFFIASQFYFYISDYFTYFHDEFVRNAIAVAILFIATLIVCGIINYIISQLVQKTGLSGTDRVLGIFFGILRGVLLTAAILFFADTFTPLAKSNAWQESILIPHFDFIIRWFFGVLQSSSSFLAN; encoded by the coding sequence ATGAATTGGGTAGACTTTACTATTATCGGTATTATTGTCTTTTCTGCTGTTATTAGTGTGATGAGAGGGTTTGTTAAAGAAGCTCTATCATTACTAAGTTGGATCTGTGCATTTTTTATTGCAAGTCAGTTCTATTTTTATATTAGTGATTATTTTACTTATTTTCATGATGAATTTGTCCGCAATGCGATTGCCGTTGCAATCTTATTTATTGCGACTCTTATTGTGTGTGGCATTATTAACTATATTATTTCTCAGCTGGTACAAAAAACCGGCCTATCTGGTACGGACAGGGTATTGGGCATTTTTTTCGGTATACTTAGAGGTGTTTTATTAACTGCGGCAATCTTATTTTTTGCTGATACTTTTACCCCATTAGCAAAAAGTAATGCATGGCAAGAGTCAATCTTGATCCCTCATTTTGATTTTATTATTCGTTGGTTTTTTGGCGTATTACAAAGTTCATCTTCGTTTTTAGCAAATTAA
- a CDS encoding SPOR domain-containing protein: MNKKYYQLVGFITLILLALLLAPYVLTNKSKEIESTIPILSSPDELELGDNIHELDIYEPTASSPITSQQIETNPQSVLIEESADPSIINNFENDYVIQLAALKNKQKIEELVALLRLNNYDVYTIPKVAQEGQLTRLFVGYYPTKAQAETVIIDLENLTKLKGFIATN, translated from the coding sequence ATGAATAAAAAGTACTATCAATTAGTTGGTTTTATTACTTTAATTCTATTGGCGCTATTGTTGGCGCCCTACGTTCTCACTAATAAATCTAAAGAGATAGAGTCAACAATTCCAATTTTATCTTCACCCGATGAACTAGAGTTAGGTGATAATATTCATGAGCTGGATATTTATGAACCAACCGCTAGCTCGCCTATTACGAGCCAGCAAATCGAAACTAATCCGCAATCGGTATTGATAGAGGAATCTGCTGACCCTAGCATTATTAATAATTTTGAAAACGATTATGTGATACAACTGGCTGCGCTTAAAAATAAGCAAAAAATTGAGGAGTTGGTTGCTCTGTTGAGATTAAATAATTATGATGTTTATACCATACCTAAAGTTGCACAAGAAGGACAGTTAACACGGTTATTTGTCGGTTATTACCCAACTAAAGCGCAAGCAGAAACAGTAATTATTGATTTAGAAAATTTGACTAAATTGAAGGGTTTTATTGCAACAAATTAG
- the folC gene encoding bifunctional tetrahydrofolate synthase/dihydrofolate synthase, with protein sequence MNTNISVKPNAMSTLDAWLFYLEQLHPKTIELGLERVAKVASRLNVLKPAPYVFTVAGTNGKGTTCRALEMILLTAGFKVGVYSSPHLLRYTERVRINNQEVADDFHVKAFDQIEHCRQDISLTYFEYATLSALLLFKQADLDVVILEVGLGGRLDATNIVNADVAVITSIALDHMDYLGNTRDSIGREKAGIFKENCIAIVGEPDMPQSIYNFAIEKNAQLHCCQPNYNYDWQYQQINQQFWQFESSQSSYEALPIAKIPLANAATALAALSYSSLEINEDSIRRGLMKTELTGRFQTIGHDPIIIVDVAHNPHAAAYLHKQLQALIANKPAAKKLRMVIGMLKDKDIASTMQILQADAWYCASLYGERGASAEYIAANIVKNTHSPIYTFPSVSEALAQAQYDADKNDIIIVCGSFHTVSEALSLVENE encoded by the coding sequence ATGAATACAAACATTTCAGTAAAACCAAATGCCATGTCGACTCTAGATGCATGGCTTTTTTATCTAGAGCAACTTCACCCAAAAACAATCGAGTTGGGTTTGGAACGAGTAGCTAAAGTAGCCTCTCGTTTAAATGTACTCAAGCCAGCTCCTTACGTATTTACGGTTGCGGGTACAAATGGCAAAGGAACAACGTGCCGTGCATTAGAGATGATTTTACTGACAGCAGGCTTTAAAGTCGGTGTATATAGCTCACCTCATTTATTGCGTTATACCGAGCGAGTTCGAATTAATAACCAAGAAGTGGCTGATGATTTCCATGTAAAAGCATTTGATCAGATTGAACATTGTCGCCAAGATATTTCGTTAACATATTTTGAATATGCTACTTTATCTGCATTGTTACTATTCAAGCAGGCGGATTTAGATGTAGTAATTCTGGAGGTCGGTTTAGGTGGTCGACTTGATGCGACTAATATCGTTAACGCAGATGTTGCAGTTATCACGTCTATTGCTTTAGATCATATGGATTATCTTGGCAATACGAGAGACAGTATAGGGCGAGAAAAAGCGGGTATTTTTAAAGAGAATTGCATTGCAATTGTTGGTGAACCCGATATGCCACAATCTATTTATAATTTTGCTATCGAAAAAAACGCTCAGCTGCATTGCTGTCAACCAAACTATAATTATGATTGGCAATATCAGCAGATAAATCAGCAATTTTGGCAATTTGAGTCAAGTCAATCAAGTTACGAAGCGTTACCGATAGCGAAAATTCCTTTAGCTAATGCGGCAACAGCCTTAGCTGCTTTAAGTTATTCATCGTTAGAGATTAACGAAGATAGCATTCGGCGTGGTTTAATGAAAACGGAATTAACTGGACGATTTCAAACGATTGGTCATGACCCAATCATTATCGTTGATGTTGCACATAATCCTCACGCCGCAGCTTACCTACATAAGCAGTTACAGGCACTTATAGCCAATAAACCAGCTGCAAAAAAATTACGTATGGTTATCGGAATGTTAAAAGATAAAGACATCGCATCAACAATGCAGATTTTGCAAGCAGACGCTTGGTATTGCGCTTCGCTTTATGGCGAACGAGGAGCCAGTGCTGAATATATTGCTGCTAATATAGTGAAAAATACCCATTCTCCGATCTACACTTTCCCTTCAGTTTCAGAGGCGCTAGCCCAAGCTCAGTATGACGCTGATAAAAATGATATTATTATTGTTTGTGGTTCGTTTCATACCGTATCTGAAGCACTAAGCTTGGTTGAAAATGAATAA
- the accD gene encoding acetyl-CoA carboxylase, carboxyltransferase subunit beta, protein MSWIEKILNKNNISSDHKKANIPGGVWTKCTSCEQVIYQAELERNLEVCPKCDHHMRISARIRLNRFLDEGSNVEIGTDLEPKDILKFKDSKKYKDRLSTAQKDTNEKDAMIAMQGTLFGIPVVAASFEFGFIGGSMSSVVGAMFVRAAEQAIENKCPLVCFSTSGGARMQEALFALMQMAKTSAILAKMQDAGLPYISVMTDPTMGGVSASLAMLGDVNIAEPKALIGFAGPRVIEQTVREKLPEGFQRSEFLLEKGAIDMIIHRKDMRVKIAGILAKMLKMPDLFSENSIESLMNQ, encoded by the coding sequence ATGAGTTGGATTGAAAAAATTCTGAATAAGAATAATATCTCATCGGATCACAAAAAAGCGAATATTCCTGGCGGAGTTTGGACCAAGTGTACCAGCTGTGAGCAAGTTATTTATCAAGCTGAGCTTGAACGTAATTTAGAAGTGTGCCCTAAATGTGATCATCATATGCGAATCTCGGCTCGTATTAGATTAAACCGCTTTTTAGATGAAGGGTCTAATGTTGAAATTGGTACTGATTTAGAACCCAAAGATATCTTAAAATTTAAAGATTCAAAAAAATATAAAGACCGTCTCTCTACCGCGCAGAAAGATACCAATGAAAAAGATGCAATGATCGCAATGCAAGGAACGCTATTTGGTATTCCAGTTGTAGCTGCATCGTTCGAATTTGGTTTTATTGGTGGATCAATGTCATCTGTCGTTGGAGCTATGTTTGTTCGTGCAGCGGAGCAAGCGATCGAAAATAAATGTCCACTCGTCTGTTTTTCAACTAGTGGTGGTGCCCGAATGCAAGAAGCACTATTTGCTTTAATGCAGATGGCAAAAACCAGTGCTATACTCGCTAAAATGCAAGATGCTGGCTTACCTTATATTTCTGTTATGACCGATCCAACTATGGGCGGAGTATCTGCAAGTCTTGCTATGCTTGGTGATGTCAATATTGCAGAACCAAAAGCTTTGATTGGTTTTGCTGGTCCAAGAGTAATAGAGCAAACTGTACGCGAAAAGTTACCTGAAGGCTTCCAGCGTAGCGAATTTCTATTAGAAAAAGGCGCTATTGATATGATTATTCATCGTAAAGATATGAGAGTTAAAATTGCGGGAATTCTTGCTAAAATGCTGAAGATGCCAGATCTATTTAGTGAAAATTCTATCGAATCGTTGATGAATCAGTAA